The DNA region GAGTTCGTTCACCGAGGAACGGTCCCGCATGAAGATGGATTCGTCGAATATTTGCCCGACTTCCCGTACGCTATAGTCCAAAACCTTTTCGACTTCGTCCAGAGTAAAGAGCGGAACCAATTTGTCCTTCGGCGTGTCCGGTGGGTTCTTTTCCTTATTCAAGAATACCGGTCTTCCCTCATTGTCCAAGGTCATGTCGTGGGAAAGGGTGTATCCGTTAAAATAGTAAACCTGCCCTTCGTACAGCTTTATGTTGACTATGATGACCCTTCTATCCTTCTTTTCCGGGTTTTCCCAATGGATTTCCCAGTTCGTGCCTTCGCGTAAAAGTTCCGAATCAAGGTATCCTTTGCTTCGCATGTATGCCTGGATCGTTTCCTTATCCTTTTCGAATGCGCTTTCCTTAAAGGCTCCTCCCTCGAAGACCCCCTCTTCCTTGAGGTCCATCAGACCCAAAATTTCGGACGTCTCGATCGTTTCGTTTCCGTAGATATTGATTTTAGCGACGGGGATCTCCTCCCCCTCGTCTATGACGAACCGTACTTTCACTAGGTTCGTTTTCGGATCGGGCTTTCCGAGTTCGGCCTTTACGTAAGCCAGAAAAAAACCTTCGTCCCTATATTTTTGTAGAATGAGGTCTCTCGACTTGGAGACTTTCTGCGGCGTGATCACCTCGTTGTCTTTCAGAGGCATCTTATCCCGGAGGTCGGCGGGAAAAACTTCGTCCGCTCCTACGAATTCGATTTCTTTGACTCGCGGTCTTTCCTTTAACTCGATGATAATCCGGACGCCGCCCTCTACGTCTTCGGCTTGGATATCGATGAAATAGAAAAAACCGGACGCGAATAGTGTCTTTAAATCGCGATCCACCATCCCTTTCGTCAGGGCTTTCCCGCGCTTTAATTCGAGCATCGAATCGATATCGGAATCGGAAGTGTTTCGATTTCCTTTAAACGCGACTTCTTTGATCGTCTTACCGAAATAGTCGCTCCTCTTCGAGAGCAACTCGGAAATGTTGCCTGAATAGAAAAGGGAACCCGTCAAAAAGAAGACGGCTAAAAGTTTATTTACGGGAGGTTTACGTTTCAAGTCGCTTAATCAACCTTTACAAATAGGTTCCAAATTCCTCCAAAATAAAGGAAACACCCCCTCTAACCGGGAGTTGAGTCGCTCCGATTTCCAGTTCTCTTATTTTCCTCCGGGTTGACGTACCATGGCGAGATTGAATCTGGTCACCCCAGCTTCATTCACCTTGTCGATTACCTTGACTACCGTCTGGTAATTCGCGCCACCGTCACCGCGGATGATCACTCTATTTTTATTTTGTTCCTTTTTGTCCTTATCCTCGGGACCCATAAACACTTTGATCTTGTCGGTCAATTTCTCCAGAGGAACCGGTTCCGTGTCCTTATCCAGAAAAATTTTACCATCCTTATTGATCGTAATCACCAACTCGTCTTTTTTCTTTTCCTGAGCGGTGCTGGAAGATCTAGGTAATTCTATTTTGATCACGGTAGACTTTTCCAAGGTAGCGTTCATAAGAAAATAAATAACGATAAAGCAGATAACGTCGATCATCGGAGCGAGCTCGATCTGCCCCGGCCTATAAGCGCCGTTTTGACTTCTCCACTTTTTGAATCGCATCGTTACTTCAGGTACCTAAGCGCCTGCTCGGAAAGAGTTTCCATTTCGGAGATCGCATCGTCTTTTCTTTTCTGAAAGAAGTTATTAAAGACATAGGCGGGGATAGCCACTGCCAATCCCATTGCGGTAGTAATCAACGCCTCGCTGATCCCTACCTCGGCACCTTTCGTTCCCGATCCTTCCGCAAAAGAACGGATGATTCCCACTACCGTACCAAGGACTCCAAGCAAAGGGGCGATGGTTGCAATGGTTGCCAAGGCGGAGAGAAATTTATCCATGCGCTGGATCTGGCTCAATCCCTGGCTCAAAATTTCATCCTCTACAGAGGAAGTTTTCCTCTGAAACTGGGCAATGGCGGCCTGGATCACTTGAGAAGAAGGACCTTGGCTTAGGTTGCGAAGCAAATCCGATGCAGAATCGTAATTCTTTTCGGTCAGCAGATCTTTGACTCTTCTCCATTCATCGGGAGAAAGGGCCTTCCAACGCGAAAAAAAGATCAATCTTTCTATAATAATAGTGAACCCGATGATGGACACAAGTAAAATCAAAATCGGGATCGTTTCTGGCGGAATAATGGATACCAGAGAATCGGTTTTGGCAAGAATCATTGTCGGTCAAGCTTCTCCAGGGAGTAGGGTTTCTGACTCGGCTGTTGCTGCCAAACGATTTTTAGAAGGAATGCTTCCTTTTTACCGGGAAGCACCCCGGGTTCCAATCATTAGGAAACGGTTCAATTATACCGCTTTCTTTTTGAGCAACTCCTTCGCATGGTCAAGGGCTCCCCGCGAAACATTCTGACCCGAAATCATCCGAGCAAGTTCCAAGGTTCTTTCCTCCATCCCCAAAAATTCCGCTTCCGACAAAGTCCTGCCATCCGTGATACGCTTACTTACCTTTAAGTGGTGGTCCGCGGCAGCGGCGATTTGTTGCAAATGAGTAACAAGAAGGATCTGATGAGTCTTTGACAAAGTGCGCAGTTTTTTCGCCACATCCATAGCGATTTCTCCGCCCAAACCGGAATCGACCTCGTCGAAGACCAAAACTTTTCCATCATAATTAGATCCTAATACGCTTTTGATTGCCAACATCACCCGGGACATTTCTCCTCCGGAGGCGATTTTGCGTAAGGGCCTAGGCTTCTCTCCTGGATTCGGACTAAAGTAGAACTCGGCCTGGTCCAGTCCGCTCTCATTGACTAAATAGGATTTCCCCTGGGATTCCACTTCTCCTTCCACGCTCGATTCCCATCGAAGTACGACTTGGATTCCTGCTCCGGGCATTCCCAATGCTTCCAACTCGGATTTTAATCTAGGCTCAAACCTTCCGAGAGATTCCCTTCTCGCTTTGGAAAGCTGCATACACAATTGGGCCAATTTTTCCGTGGCCTTTTTCTTTTCTCTCTCTAAGGACTCCTTGGATTCCATGTTCTGCGCGAGGGCCTCCAATTCGTTTTCCGCGTTTCGTTTGGAAAGCAAAACCTCCTGAATGCTTCCTCCGTATTTTTTCTTCAATTTTTGGATCAGATCCAAACGACCTTGTACATGCGCCAATCTGTCCGGAGAAAAATAAATTTCATCCTTTTGATCCTGCACACTCGTATTGATCTCCCTTAAAGTAACGTATACTTCTCTCAACGTGCCTTCTAGATCCGCATAATCCGGGTGGATTCCCTTCATCTTTTCCGCGGCGATCAAAATTCTAGAAAAGGAACTCAAAACGGAATCTTCCGTTTCGGAAAGCAATCCGGTAATGATCTCCAAATTTTCCGACAATCTCTCTCCGTGGGACAAGAGGCTTTCTTCTTTCCGCAATTCCTCCTCTTCTCCCTCCTTCAAATTCGCGGATTGGATTTCCTCGATTTGGTATTGTAGAATTTCTTTTTTTCGATTTCTATCCCCGTGACTCGCTTCCAATTCTTCTAAACGCTTTCGAAGGCTCCGGTACGTCAGAAACGATTCTCGGACCTCTGAGCGAATGGAATATAAATTCCCGAAGGAATCCAGAATATCCAGCTGTTGGCTCTTATCTAAAAGAAGGATTTGGTCGTTTTGGTTATGTACTTCTGCAAGCAATTCCCCCAATCCCCGCAATACCTGAACAGCCGCCAAGGAATGGTTGATGAGAATCTTGGATTTTCCGTCCCGAGAAAATTCCTTTCTCAAAACCAATTCCGTCCCCGATCCGACGATCCCCTTTTCCGCCAACCATTGCCGGGCGGAAAGATTTCCGCCGAGATCCCAAACGGCTTCCAGCACGTATTTTTCGGCGCCGGTACGAATATCCATGGCGTTACTTTTGCCACCTAACAGAGAAGAAATCGCATCCAGCAAAAGAGACTTACCGGAACCGGTTTCTCCCGTAATCGCGGTAAAACCATTCCGAAAATCGATATATGCGGATTCTATCAAGGCGAAATCACGGATCGAAAGCATCTGTAGCATAGAAAATACCTACTCAATTAATAAGTAATCATAAGTATATGTTCGCCGATTTTTTCAACTATTTTTTTGTATAGTATAAAAAATTCCCCCCATCTACGCCCGATCGGGAGTAAAATCCTTTCGGAGGAAAAACCTCTCCCTTTCGGCCAAAACGGAGAGAACTCGAAAACGAATTTCGGAGAGATCGACTTCCTTTCTCCCCTACTTTAGAAAAAGAAATTTTCTAAGAGAATTTTCTAGAATGGCGAAACCAGGATTTTTGATTGCATGAATCCGGGAAACCGGAAGACTGGGCCCTGATCCTCCCGCCCTGAAGGACGAGCATGGCCAAAAGCTTCAAACATTTAGACGCCCAGCTCAGTGATTATATCCTAAATCGATCCCGAATTTCCGTTCAATCCTCCCGGATGAACGCAAAATTAGAAAAATACGTTCTCAGAATATTAACGGAAGTCTTGGAAAAAGTCGGCCAGTCTCGTTACATAGAGATGCTCTATACAATCACGAAAGAAATGGCCATCAACGGAGTCAAAGCCAATCAGAAAAGGATCTTTTTCGAAGATTTGGGGTTGGACATACGGAATCCGGATCATTACGACCGAGCCTTGTCCCAATTTAAGGAGAATTTCTCCGAAAAAATGGCGGATGAATACGGGAAGCGTTGCCTCGCCCGAGGAGTGTTCGTAAAAATCAACGTGGTTTACGGCGAAGACGGCCTCGTAGTGGAAGTGATCAATAATACTCCCGTGATCGACGCGGAAGAAGCCCGGATGCGGGAAAAGATGAAAAAGGCCATGGGATACAACGATATCGCCGAGTTCTACATGGACAATATGGACAATACGGAAGGCGCCGGACTCGGAATCGCTCTCATTATGATTCTATTGAAGAGCGAAAATATCGATCCGAACCTATTTCGGATCCAGACCCAAGCCGCCGAAACCGTAGCAAGGGTGGAAATCCCGTTTAACGACAAATATATCTCAATTCGAAGCAAGGAAATCAATCAAGTTGGAAATCACAGGTAAAACGGCCGTTATCACCGGCTCGGCCGGAGGCTTAGGCAAAGCGATGGCCGAACATTTCGCGAAATTGGGGGCCAATATCGTTCTATCCGACATTTCGGAGGAGAAACTGGAGGAAGCCCGAAAAGACATCGTCTCCCTCGGAGTCAAGGCCATCGCCGTCAAGACAGACGTATCCAAAGAGCAGGATGCGGAAGCCTTGATGCAGAAAGCGGTTTCCACGTTCGGTAGTCTGGACATAGCGGTCTTGAATGCAGGAATCCTTCGCGACGGTCTTTTGGTGAAAGTAGACAAGCAAACCGGCAAGGTAGCGTCTAAACTTTCCCTTGCCAACTGGCAATCCGTCATCGATGTGAATCTAACGGGCGTCTTTCTGACGGGAAGAGAGGCAGCAGCTCAGATGATCGACTCCGGATCCAAAGGAGTGATTATTCCGATCTCTTCCGTAGCAATGCACGGAAATCCAGGCCAAACGAATTATTCCGCCGCAAAAGCGGGAGTGGCTGCCATGACGAAATTATGGGCTCGCGAATTAAGCCGCTTCGGAATCAGAGTGGCGGGTATCGCACCCGGTTTCATCGCCACCGAAATGGTAATGAAGGACATGAACCCGGAAGCGTTAAAAAAATGGGAAGCTCAAATTCCGATCGGAAGATTGGGCAAGCCAGAAGAAATCGCAGAAACGGCCGCCTTTATCGCCAGGAACGAACTCGTGGATGGAGTCGTCCTGGAAATTTCCGGCGGCGTCAAAATCTAAAACCGCCTAACGGAGAACGGCCGGATATTCGATTCCGGCCGTCCCTCTTTCCCCGAACTCCCTTATCTCTTCAGAATATACTAATTTTATACGACCGAAAGGCTACGATATCCGAAACACGAGCCTGGAATTTCCAAAAATCATTCATAAGGTATATATAATTCCATAATATTCGAATTTTTTCGAGGAGTACATTCGAATAGAATATTAATGTAAACTTTTAACCACGTAATTCCATAAAAATATCATAATTTTCACAATTGGACATAAGGACAAAAAACGACCCCTAAGGCCGGAAATCCTTGAAAAAAAGCGAGTATCGTTTATGATGGATCAAACATTATAGAAGGAAAAAAAATGGCAGCCCAAAAGTTAGAAATCAAGAAAGCCCACCTGGACTCGACCATCCGCGGATTAAAAGCCGTAGCCCATCCCGATAGATTGAAAATTCTATTGTATTTATCGAAAAAAGAACATAGCGTAGGAGAGCTAGTGGACGCACTGGGAATCAGCCAGTCGGCAGCTTCTCAACACTTAAGCAAAATGAAAGAAGCAGGATACTTAGGAAGCAAGAAGGTGTCGAACCAAGTCTTCTATTCCATTAAGGATCAAAAGTTCAAGAGCTTCGCGAAGTCTTTACTTCAGATTTTTTCCAAGTAATCTCTTCGATCCGAGAGGGGGCTCGGCGGCGGTCCCCCTCTTATTCTCCTTCCGATCTTAATAGCTGCACATAATCGGCGATTGCCGTCTTTAAGTCCGTAAAGCCTTCCACATATCCCGTCCCCATTAGTTTAGAAGATTCTGATTTTGTAAAATACTGATACTTTGCCCTTAAGCTTTCCGGCATTTCTATGAATTCGATTTTCGGAGTCCGATCCAAAGCCGCAAACAGGGAATTCGCCAAATCCACCCAAGTTTCCGCGATTCCTCGTCCTACATTGTACAGACCGAAATGATCTCCAAAAATCAGATGAATCGTTATTTTGGCCGCATCCTTGACGTACAGAAAATCCCGTTTCTGTTCTCCATCCGCATAGTCGGGCCTATAGGACTTGAAAAGCCGGATCTTCCCCTCCGAAAGAATCTGCTCATATCCTTTCAGAACCACGGATCTCATATCTCCCTTATGTCCCTCTCCGAAACCGAACACGTTGAAATATTTTACGCCAGTGATTTTAGATAAAAACCTCTTTTTTTGGGCGTACAGATCGAACATGTGTTTCGAGTAACCGTACATGTTCAAGGGTCTCAATTCCTCTATCGAAGCCTGGTCATCGTAACCGTATTTTCCGTCTCCGTAAGTGGCGGCGGAAGAAGCATACAAAAACCGGACACTATGTGCCAGGCAGGCTTCCGCTAAAATTTTGGTGTATTCGAAATTGTTTCGAATCAGATAGGACGCGTCCGATTCCGTAGTGGAGGAACAGGCGCCGAGATGGAGAACATGGGTAAAGCCTTTCGGAAATTGGCCGGCTTCCAGTTTCTTCAGAAAAACGTCCTTTTCTAAATAATCCTCATAGGAAAGATCTCGAAGGTTTTTCCATTTTATGGAATCTCCGAGATGGTCCACGATCAGGATATTGTCCACTCCTCTCTCGTTCAATAATCGGACTAGATTGCTCCCGATCAATCCTGCTCCGCCGGTAACAATGACTCGAATCTTAGACATGGGTTCCATTGGATTCTAGCGAACGTAGAAGTCTACCAAATCTATTCTCCACTCGCTTGGCGACATCCGGATCGGACTTTAAAACTTCCGGATACCAATCCTTCATTCGCGCATCGATAACGATCGGGCCGGAAAAGGAAAGATGGTTTCGGATGACTTCCCGCTTTCCATAGATATCTCCGGCGGGCTCGAATCGGGTGAAAACGTTCCAAATAAAATCGTGATCCGAAGCAACAGCCTCTTCGGAATTGTCCACAAGAAACACGAAAACGAATCCGCGGATTGCTTCCTCTTTGAGTAATAACTCCGGCAACTTGTCCCCTCTCTTGTACGCAACTCCCGAAACCACCAACGCCCCCGGGCAGTACACTTTCGGATTTTTGAATTTAGAACTTTTCAAAGAGACTCCGATCCTGGACTTTAGCGTCTTCTGATTTCGGCCCACTCCCAATAGAACCGCTTTGCTTCCGCGGTTCACTTCCGGTCCGGTATAGTCCAAAGTGTCCTGTGATATGTTGGAGAAGACATGCAGATCCGTTTCCGGACGGAATCCTTCCAACACGGCGGAAAAGACCTTTTTAAAATCCTTCAGCGGCACGTCCTTGTCCGTCACCAAAAGCACTTTCGTTAGGGAAAGCTGGCCTTCTCCTAAAATCCGTAAGGCGCCCATGAAGGCTTCCTTTTCGTA from Leptospira fletcheri includes:
- a CDS encoding MotA/TolQ/ExbB proton channel family protein, whose translation is MILAKTDSLVSIIPPETIPILILLVSIIGFTIIIERLIFFSRWKALSPDEWRRVKDLLTEKNYDSASDLLRNLSQGPSSQVIQAAIAQFQRKTSSVEDEILSQGLSQIQRMDKFLSALATIATIAPLLGVLGTVVGIIRSFAEGSGTKGAEVGISEALITTAMGLAVAIPAYVFNNFFQKRKDDAISEMETLSEQALRYLK
- a CDS encoding SDR family NAD(P)-dependent oxidoreductase, producing MEITGKTAVITGSAGGLGKAMAEHFAKLGANIVLSDISEEKLEEARKDIVSLGVKAIAVKTDVSKEQDAEALMQKAVSTFGSLDIAVLNAGILRDGLLVKVDKQTGKVASKLSLANWQSVIDVNLTGVFLTGREAAAQMIDSGSKGVIIPISSVAMHGNPGQTNYSAAKAGVAAMTKLWARELSRFGIRVAGIAPGFIATEMVMKDMNPEALKKWEAQIPIGRLGKPEEIAETAAFIARNELVDGVVLEISGGVKI
- the recN gene encoding DNA repair protein RecN, producing the protein MLQMLSIRDFALIESAYIDFRNGFTAITGETGSGKSLLLDAISSLLGGKSNAMDIRTGAEKYVLEAVWDLGGNLSARQWLAEKGIVGSGTELVLRKEFSRDGKSKILINHSLAAVQVLRGLGELLAEVHNQNDQILLLDKSQQLDILDSFGNLYSIRSEVRESFLTYRSLRKRLEELEASHGDRNRKKEILQYQIEEIQSANLKEGEEEELRKEESLLSHGERLSENLEIITGLLSETEDSVLSSFSRILIAAEKMKGIHPDYADLEGTLREVYVTLREINTSVQDQKDEIYFSPDRLAHVQGRLDLIQKLKKKYGGSIQEVLLSKRNAENELEALAQNMESKESLEREKKKATEKLAQLCMQLSKARRESLGRFEPRLKSELEALGMPGAGIQVVLRWESSVEGEVESQGKSYLVNESGLDQAEFYFSPNPGEKPRPLRKIASGGEMSRVMLAIKSVLGSNYDGKVLVFDEVDSGLGGEIAMDVAKKLRTLSKTHQILLVTHLQQIAAAADHHLKVSKRITDGRTLSEAEFLGMEERTLELARMISGQNVSRGALDHAKELLKKKAV
- a CDS encoding ArsR/SmtB family transcription factor; protein product: MAAQKLEIKKAHLDSTIRGLKAVAHPDRLKILLYLSKKEHSVGELVDALGISQSAASQHLSKMKEAGYLGSKKVSNQVFYSIKDQKFKSFAKSLLQIFSK
- a CDS encoding histidine kinase yields the protein MAKSFKHLDAQLSDYILNRSRISVQSSRMNAKLEKYVLRILTEVLEKVGQSRYIEMLYTITKEMAINGVKANQKRIFFEDLGLDIRNPDHYDRALSQFKENFSEKMADEYGKRCLARGVFVKINVVYGEDGLVVEVINNTPVIDAEEARMREKMKKAMGYNDIAEFYMDNMDNTEGAGLGIALIMILLKSENIDPNLFRIQTQAAETVARVEIPFNDKYISIRSKEINQVGNHR
- a CDS encoding ExbD/TolR family protein, whose translation is MRFKKWRSQNGAYRPGQIELAPMIDVICFIVIYFLMNATLEKSTVIKIELPRSSSTAQEKKKDELVITINKDGKIFLDKDTEPVPLEKLTDKIKVFMGPEDKDKKEQNKNRVIIRGDGGANYQTVVKVIDKVNEAGVTRFNLAMVRQPGGK
- the rfaD gene encoding ADP-glyceromanno-heptose 6-epimerase, producing the protein MSKIRVIVTGGAGLIGSNLVRLLNERGVDNILIVDHLGDSIKWKNLRDLSYEDYLEKDVFLKKLEAGQFPKGFTHVLHLGACSSTTESDASYLIRNNFEYTKILAEACLAHSVRFLYASSAATYGDGKYGYDDQASIEELRPLNMYGYSKHMFDLYAQKKRFLSKITGVKYFNVFGFGEGHKGDMRSVVLKGYEQILSEGKIRLFKSYRPDYADGEQKRDFLYVKDAAKITIHLIFGDHFGLYNVGRGIAETWVDLANSLFAALDRTPKIEFIEMPESLRAKYQYFTKSESSKLMGTGYVEGFTDLKTAIADYVQLLRSEGE